The Streptomyces sp. YIM 121038 genome includes a window with the following:
- a CDS encoding integrase core domain-containing protein gives MKAGLLQLIGHAADQGWSARRAGAVLGLDHMRVLRWQQRAAAGQLADVRPGPAEAMHALLAWEKEAIVKLAEEWGETDRSHRKLAHRGSRLEWVHASESTVLRVLAEAGLDLPGPPRRERREKKPFPEWAVWRPRSIWIYDFTHFTRAQRCCLAIMDLVSRKWLATLVSAEESSLQVAVAFTAALHAEGLGHLAERSLNTELRTASSPPAGQPVLLAVSDNGPQMRSADTRAFMAAALIGQHFGRPHTPNDQAWIESLFGHVKGEWQHLEKIRDPHELEAELDAVRAEYNTVRLHAGIGYVTPHEFFAFGQGGGRCRPQRREVVGQVLDGGAFARAQDGGPGLGEVLVVGPQAVGIGERGFPSPSPIGVPPGGFQVRPAGTGDGRGRRRSGRVPGGAAAAGPGRRIRPRPGRPPAWTPRGWQG, from the coding sequence GTGAAGGCCGGTCTGCTGCAGTTGATCGGGCATGCCGCGGACCAGGGCTGGTCGGCTCGCCGGGCCGGCGCGGTGCTGGGCCTGGACCACATGAGGGTGCTGCGCTGGCAGCAACGGGCCGCCGCCGGACAGCTCGCCGATGTCCGTCCCGGACCTGCTGAGGCTATGCACGCGCTGCTGGCCTGGGAGAAGGAGGCGATCGTCAAACTCGCCGAGGAATGGGGCGAGACGGACCGTTCGCACCGCAAGCTCGCCCACCGCGGCTCGAGGCTGGAATGGGTGCACGCGAGCGAGTCGACGGTGCTGCGTGTGCTGGCCGAGGCGGGCCTGGACCTGCCCGGGCCGCCACGGCGCGAGCGGCGGGAGAAGAAGCCGTTTCCCGAGTGGGCCGTCTGGCGCCCCAGATCGATCTGGATCTACGACTTCACGCACTTCACCAGGGCCCAGCGGTGCTGCCTGGCCATCATGGACCTGGTCTCCCGCAAGTGGCTTGCCACCCTGGTCTCCGCCGAGGAGTCCTCGCTCCAGGTCGCGGTCGCCTTCACCGCCGCCCTGCACGCCGAGGGCCTGGGGCACCTCGCCGAACGCAGTCTCAACACCGAACTCAGGACGGCGAGTTCGCCGCCTGCCGGGCAGCCGGTGCTGCTGGCCGTCTCCGACAACGGGCCGCAGATGCGCTCGGCGGACACCCGCGCCTTCATGGCCGCAGCCCTGATCGGCCAGCACTTCGGGCGCCCGCACACCCCCAACGACCAGGCCTGGATCGAGTCGCTGTTCGGCCACGTCAAGGGCGAGTGGCAGCACCTGGAGAAGATCCGCGACCCGCACGAGCTGGAAGCCGAACTCGACGCCGTACGCGCCGAATACAACACGGTCCGCCTCCACGCCGGCATCGGTTACGTCACACCGCACGAGTTCTTTGCGTTCGGGCAGGGTGGTGGTCGGTGCCGACCACAGCGCCGGGAGGTCGTGGGCCAGGTTCTGGATGGCGGCGCGTTCGCGCGGGCTCAGGACGGCGGGCCGGGTCTCGGTGAAGTGCTGGTAGTCGGCCCCCAGGCAGTCGGCATCGGCGAGCGCGGCTTCCCTAGTCCTTCTCCAATTGGCGTACCACCAGGCGGTTTTCAGGTTCGGCCAGCTGGTACTGGCGACGGGCGCGGTCGGCGGCGTAGCGGGCGCGTTCCAGGCGGTGCTGCCGCAGCTGGTCCAGGGCGGCGCATTCGGCCTCGGCCTGGGCGGCCGCCTGCATGGACACCTCGAGGGTGGCAGGGGTGA
- a CDS encoding SDR family oxidoreductase, with product MIHCQKKARPRAGRTVVITGASSGLGKHCALHLARHGFRVFAGVRKEADGELLRAEAASAPLLPVILDVTDESSIRTAADTVAEASGGHGIWALVNNAGTCVSAPLECVPPGELGDQLATNVVGPLAVTQALLPHLRRTRGRIVNVTSGLGSIAAPYLGAYATGQFAKEGMSDALRRELRPQGVTVCVVQPGAVNTPIWGKARETGHELLDRTPEGIRELYGPTFERFLRLNEQRAQASRTRPEDFARGVCHALSAPQPRTRYRIGADAQAAAILSRLLPDAAIDRCLSAVTKR from the coding sequence TTGATTCACTGTCAGAAGAAGGCCCGCCCCCGGGCGGGCCGAACCGTCGTCATCACCGGCGCCTCCTCCGGGCTCGGCAAGCACTGCGCGCTGCATCTGGCACGGCACGGCTTCCGAGTCTTCGCCGGAGTGCGCAAGGAGGCCGACGGCGAGCTGCTGCGCGCCGAAGCGGCCTCCGCGCCGCTCCTGCCCGTCATCCTGGACGTCACCGACGAGAGCTCGATCCGCACCGCGGCGGACACCGTCGCCGAGGCGTCGGGCGGGCACGGCATCTGGGCGCTGGTGAACAACGCAGGGACGTGCGTGTCGGCACCCCTGGAATGCGTACCGCCGGGCGAGCTGGGAGACCAGCTCGCCACCAACGTCGTAGGCCCCCTCGCGGTCACCCAGGCCCTCCTGCCGCACCTGCGCCGCACGCGCGGCCGGATCGTCAACGTCACCTCGGGCCTGGGCAGCATCGCCGCTCCGTATCTCGGCGCGTACGCCACGGGCCAGTTCGCGAAGGAAGGCATGAGCGACGCGCTCCGCAGGGAACTGCGGCCCCAGGGTGTCACGGTCTGCGTGGTCCAGCCGGGCGCGGTCAACACGCCCATCTGGGGCAAGGCGCGGGAGACCGGCCACGAACTCCTCGACCGGACCCCCGAGGGCATCAGGGAGCTCTACGGCCCCACCTTCGAACGGTTCCTGCGGCTGAACGAACAGCGGGCCCAGGCGAGTCGCACCCGGCCCGAGGACTTCGCCCGCGGTGTCTGTCACGCGTTGAGCGCCCCGCAGCCCAGGACCCGCTACCGCATCGGCGCCGACGCGCAGGCCGCGGCGATCCTGTCCCGGCTCCTGCCCGACGCGGCCATCGACCGGTGCCTGAGCGCCGTCACCAAGCGCTGA
- a CDS encoding transposase has protein sequence MAGVITGSEPSWIARFTGLSPRQFGRLIAALRREGAGPVRKGRPWSLPLEDRVLLVAAYWRTNLTLRQLAPLFGVSKSAADRIIDQVGPALALQQRKRFRKGTVLIVAGTLVPTRDHTVAEQSKNYRYSTSHQVVIDADTRLVVAVGRPLPGNRNDCKAWELSGTKAAVGRTTVIADGGYRGTGLVIPHRREPGQSELPACKEDHNTSHRKVRARVEHAFARMKTWKILRDCRLKGDGVHHAILGIARLHNPTLAG, from the coding sequence GTGGCTGGTGTGATCACGGGGTCGGAGCCGTCCTGGATAGCCCGGTTCACTGGGCTGAGTCCACGTCAGTTCGGCAGGTTGATCGCCGCGTTGCGGCGAGAGGGTGCGGGCCCGGTCCGCAAGGGCAGGCCGTGGAGCCTGCCGCTGGAGGACCGGGTTCTGCTGGTCGCCGCGTACTGGCGCACCAATCTGACCCTGCGGCAGCTTGCCCCGTTGTTCGGGGTGTCGAAGTCGGCCGCCGACCGCATCATCGACCAGGTCGGGCCGGCGCTCGCCCTCCAGCAGCGCAAGCGGTTCCGCAAGGGCACCGTCCTGATCGTGGCCGGCACCCTGGTCCCCACTCGTGACCACACGGTCGCCGAGCAGTCGAAGAACTACCGGTACTCCACCAGCCACCAGGTCGTCATCGACGCCGACACCCGCCTGGTCGTAGCCGTCGGGCGCCCACTGCCCGGCAACCGCAACGACTGCAAGGCGTGGGAGCTGTCCGGTACGAAGGCCGCCGTCGGCCGGACCACGGTGATCGCGGACGGAGGCTACCGGGGAACCGGTCTGGTCATCCCGCACCGCCGTGAGCCGGGCCAGTCCGAACTCCCGGCCTGCAAAGAAGACCACAACACCTCCCACCGCAAAGTCCGCGCCCGGGTCGAGCACGCCTTCGCCCGGATGAAAACCTGGAAGATCCTCCGCGACTGCCGCCTGAAAGGCGACGGCGTCCACCACGCCATCCTCGGCATCGCCCGCCTGCACAACCCCACCCTGGCCGGGTGA
- a CDS encoding FAD-dependent monooxygenase produces the protein MTGVTRGEDKAQGGGKPRTALIIGAGIGGLTAAVALRRVGIHVELYERAGELRAAGSGLSVMSNAISALATLDIDLGLEKRGRTVESFTVLDHRGRLIRNLPFREACAEAGAPSVCLSRSALQEALLAEVGDCPLHLGATAAGLRTESTGVTVEFTDGRTAHGDFLIGTDGFHSAIRRHLNAPEEERNSGYLCWLGIVPFQHPVFTPGSVRHYWGSGQRFGLIDIGDGRAYWWGTKNIPATHALDRYGAKDVIERAFTGWAPEIREVVHATPQDDILTVPSFDRPFRDRWGDGPVTLLGDAAHPMLTTLGQGAAMAIEDAVVLAHTLAEPGADDDIARALRTYEGRRRERTRAMVTASREMSDLEQAASPPRRLARDSYFRFTPRATLARRSAQALTFPALPATTPQVRRELSPLERWYWIADQASPLSGVVRARVHGTLPVALLRRALDALQARHPLLRAAISSDGGTAAFRPVDDRPIPLRHVTLSPQDADDHWEHEVNEYEFEHGIDWREGPLLRATVISRPGGEPRKDTHDLLLTASHCIADGMTGLSLLRQWIELAGHLSTGAEPPATSYPALPAAEDLLPRRHRGARGAAGLGALMLRDQQTARRLSPQRVTPQRNVPFERRRTRMVHRTLTAEQVDGLLAACKRHGATVHGTLAAAMVTAVAQDAGTTAPAHFAIGSPVDFRDRLHPAPSYDDAGSYAATLPSYVPYQPGTALWPMARFISEDLARRTRREEHLSMVNLLRWAGPKSPARAKGFMEFMDTKGPLNLCLSNLGRYDFPERVGPWRISDAQLVAGISVTGALIATANTSHGQLAWNFSHIDGVVTPARARTVADASVRAVLEASTAP, from the coding sequence ATGACCGGCGTGACGCGAGGCGAGGACAAGGCCCAGGGCGGCGGCAAGCCCCGCACCGCCCTGATCATCGGCGCGGGCATCGGCGGACTGACCGCCGCCGTCGCACTGCGCCGCGTCGGCATCCACGTCGAGCTCTACGAGCGCGCCGGAGAGCTGCGTGCCGCCGGATCCGGCCTGTCGGTGATGAGCAACGCGATCAGCGCGCTCGCCACGCTCGACATCGACCTCGGCCTGGAGAAGCGCGGCCGGACCGTCGAGTCGTTCACCGTCCTCGACCACCGCGGCCGCCTGATCCGCAACCTGCCCTTCCGGGAGGCATGTGCCGAGGCGGGCGCCCCCAGCGTGTGCCTGAGCCGCTCGGCGCTGCAAGAAGCCCTGCTCGCGGAGGTCGGCGACTGCCCCCTGCACCTCGGCGCCACCGCCGCGGGCCTGCGTACCGAAAGCACGGGCGTCACCGTCGAGTTCACCGACGGCCGCACCGCCCACGGCGACTTCCTCATCGGCACCGACGGCTTCCACTCGGCGATACGCCGCCACCTCAACGCCCCTGAGGAGGAGCGGAACAGCGGCTACCTCTGCTGGCTCGGCATCGTCCCCTTCCAGCATCCGGTGTTCACCCCCGGCAGCGTGCGCCACTACTGGGGCAGCGGACAGCGCTTCGGCCTGATCGACATCGGTGACGGCCGCGCCTACTGGTGGGGCACCAAGAACATCCCCGCCACACACGCGCTCGACCGGTACGGCGCCAAGGACGTCATCGAGCGCGCGTTCACCGGCTGGGCCCCGGAGATCCGCGAGGTCGTCCACGCCACGCCGCAGGACGACATCCTCACCGTCCCCTCCTTCGACCGCCCCTTCCGCGACCGCTGGGGAGACGGGCCCGTCACCCTGCTCGGCGACGCGGCCCACCCCATGCTCACCACGCTCGGACAGGGAGCGGCGATGGCGATCGAGGACGCCGTCGTCCTGGCCCACACCCTGGCCGAACCCGGTGCGGACGACGACATCGCCCGCGCGCTGCGCACGTACGAAGGCCGCCGCCGCGAGCGCACCCGCGCGATGGTGACGGCGTCCCGTGAGATGAGCGACCTCGAACAAGCCGCGTCCCCTCCCCGCAGGCTGGCCCGCGACAGCTACTTCCGGTTCACCCCGCGCGCCACCCTCGCCCGCCGCTCCGCCCAGGCGCTGACGTTTCCCGCCCTGCCCGCCACCACCCCGCAGGTACGGCGGGAACTCAGCCCGCTGGAGCGCTGGTACTGGATCGCGGACCAGGCCTCACCCCTCAGCGGAGTCGTCCGCGCCCGCGTGCACGGCACGCTCCCCGTCGCACTCCTGCGCCGGGCTCTGGACGCCCTCCAGGCCAGACATCCCCTGCTGCGGGCCGCGATCAGCAGCGACGGCGGCACGGCGGCCTTCCGCCCCGTGGACGACCGGCCCATCCCGCTGCGGCACGTCACCCTGTCCCCTCAGGACGCCGACGACCACTGGGAACACGAGGTCAACGAATACGAGTTCGAGCACGGGATCGACTGGCGCGAGGGCCCGTTGCTGCGCGCCACCGTGATCAGCCGCCCGGGCGGCGAGCCGCGGAAGGACACCCACGATCTGCTGCTCACCGCCTCGCACTGCATCGCCGACGGGATGACAGGCCTGTCCCTGCTGCGCCAGTGGATAGAACTCGCCGGGCACCTGAGCACCGGTGCGGAGCCGCCCGCCACCTCCTACCCGGCCCTGCCTGCCGCCGAGGACCTGCTGCCGCGCCGACACCGCGGTGCGCGGGGAGCGGCGGGTCTCGGCGCCCTGATGCTGCGCGACCAGCAGACGGCACGCCGCCTGAGCCCGCAGCGCGTGACACCCCAGCGGAACGTTCCCTTCGAGCGGCGCCGGACCCGCATGGTGCACCGAACGTTGACCGCCGAGCAGGTGGACGGCCTGCTGGCCGCCTGCAAACGCCACGGCGCGACCGTCCACGGCACCCTCGCGGCGGCCATGGTCACCGCCGTCGCCCAGGACGCGGGCACCACGGCGCCCGCGCACTTCGCGATCGGTTCGCCCGTCGACTTCCGCGACCGGCTGCACCCCGCCCCCTCCTACGACGACGCGGGCAGCTACGCGGCGACCCTGCCCTCGTACGTTCCCTACCAGCCCGGCACCGCGCTGTGGCCCATGGCCCGGTTCATCAGCGAGGACCTGGCGCGCCGCACCCGGCGCGAGGAACACCTGTCGATGGTCAACCTGCTGCGCTGGGCGGGACCGAAGTCGCCCGCCCGGGCCAAGGGGTTCATGGAGTTCATGGACACCAAGGGCCCGCTCAACCTGTGCCTGTCCAACCTCGGGCGCTACGACTTCCCCGAGCGCGTGGGCCCCTGGCGGATCAGCGACGCCCAACTCGTGGCCGGGATCTCCGTGACCGGAGCGCTCATCGCGACCGCGAACACCAGCCACGGCCAACTCGCCTGGAACTTCAGTCACATCGACGGCGTCGTCACACCCGCACGCGCGCGGACCGTCGCCGACGCCTCCGTGCGCGCGGTACTGGAAGCCAGCACCGCGCCGTAG